The Stenotrophomonas sp. BIO128-Bstrain region GCGGTCGAGCAGCGGGTAGACGCTCTGACGAACGAAGTCGGTGGGAGCCTCGGGCAGGCTGGCTCGCTCAGCGTAGAAAAGGCGGTCTCCACCGTCCATCAGGCCGCCGACGACCTCATCGCCGGAGGCGATCGCCCCACGGTGGAACGCATCCGCGCCCACCTGGGCACCGGTTCACCCAATACCGTGACCCGTCACTTGGACAGCTGGTGGGCCAGCGTCGGCGCACGCCTGCGGCAGCGCGCCCGCGAGCAGGGCCGCCCGGACGTGCCGACGGAGGTGGACGCGTTGGCGCAGCGCTGCTGGGCCGCCGCCCTAGAGGCCGCCGCCGACCACGCGCAGGCCTTGGTGGTTGGCGAACGCGCCGATTTGCACGCGGCGCAGGCCGCCGTGGCCAGCCAGCAGGACGTGCTGGCGCATGAGCGCACCCAAGCGCTGGAGCGGCTGACTCAAGCCCAGCACGAGGCCCGTACGGCTGAGACCAGCGCCGCCGCCCTGCGCGAACAGTTGCGCCAGCTGCACGACGAGCGCGACGACCTGCGCCGCCAACGCGACGGCACTTCCACGCGCAACGAACTCCTGGAGGAACAGGTGGCCGCGCTGCGCGCCGAGCTGGCGCAGAAGGCCGACCAGCACACCGCCGAGCGCGATGAGCTGCTGGCGCATCTCCGCGCCACCGAAGACCGCGCACTGACCGAGGTGGACCGGGCACGCCAGGCGCTGCAGCAGCTCCAGCACAGCGTCACCGCGCAATCCCTTCAGCACCAGCGTGAGCTCAGCAACCTAAGCGCGGCCCGCCAGCAGGCTGAACAGACCACCGCCCAGGCACTGCGCGACCGGGACATCCAGAGCGCGCTGGCAAGCGCCTATGCCAGCCAGCTTGAGCGCTTGGGCGATCTGCCCGAGCAAGTGCGCGCTGCACTCACACCGC contains the following coding sequences:
- a CDS encoding DNA-binding protein produces the protein MERIRAHLGTGSPNTVTRHLDSWWASVGARLRQRAREQGRPDVPTEVDALAQRCWAAALEAAADHAQALVVGERADLHAAQAAVASQQDVLAHERTQALERLTQAQHEARTAETSAAALREQLRQLHDERDDLRRQRDGTSTRNELLEEQVAALRAELAQKADQHTAERDELLAHLRATEDRALTEVDRARQALQQLQHSVTAQSLQHQRELSNLSAARQQAEQTTAQALRDRDIQSALASAYASQLERLGDLPEQVRAALTPPAAPARTKAKPVRKARSG